The DNA window ATCGTTCGGCAGCTTCTGGGCGCTGCGCGATGTCAGCATCGATTTTGCAGCGGGCGAAGTCCACGCTTTGCTGGGCGAGAACGGCGCGGGCAAGTCGACTCTGATCAAGCTGATTGCCGGCGTGCATCGGCCGAGCGAGGGCGGCATGCTGGGCGAAGCAGACGCGCCGCTCAACCTGACCACGCCGCGCGATGCGCTTCGGGCAGGGATCGGCGTGGTCCACCAGGAACTCGACCTGTTCGACAATCTGACGGTGGCTGAAAACATCGCGCTCGGCATCGAAGACAGCGGCCTCGCGAAGCCCTCGAAGAAAGAGATGGCTGAACGGGCCAGCCGGGCGCTGGGCGAGTTGCGGGTGGCGACGATTTCGCCGGAGGCGAGGGTCGGGCAACTCTCGACGTCGGACAAGCAACTCGTCGCGATCGCGAAAGTGCTGACGTGGAAAGCCCGCATCATCATTTTCGACGAACCCACTTCCGCGCTGAACGCGGTCGAAGCGGCCCGCCTGCTGCAGACCGTCCAGCATCTCAAGGCGACGGGCGTGGCGGTGATCTACGTGTCGCACAAACTCGCCGAGATCTTCTCGATTGCCGACCGCATTTCGGTGATACGCGATGGCCGGCTGGTGGCGAGCGGTGCAGCGGCCAACTTCAGCCACGAGACCGTGGTGGAAGCGATGCTCGGACGCAATCCGGCCGAACTCTTTCCGGTTCGCCCCGCGAAGACTGCGCAGGCAGCGCAGGCCGAGTCGCTGCTGGCAGTGACCGACATCGTCGGCAAACGGCTGCAAGGCGCGTCGCTGACGGTGCGTAAAGGGGAAATTGTCGCGCTGGCCGGCTTGCCGGATGCTGGTCCGTCCGATCTGCTCCAGCATATTTTTGGTTTGCAGCAGCCTAAGAGCGGCGCGATCGATATCAATGGCCGGCGCCTGGGGCGCTTGTCGGCGCGCAGAGCGATCCGGCACGGTGTCGGCTATCTGCCGGCCGACCGTCTGCTCGACGGCATCCTGCCGCTCACCAGCGTGCTCGGCAATGCCGAGGCGACCAACCGGGCGATGCGCTCGACCAGCCTGGCCGTCTGCAAAGCCTCGGCTCTGGAGAACATCAAGCGCCTCGCGGTTCGCGCGTCGTCGTTGCTGAACCCCATCACGTCGCTGTCGGGCGGCAATCAGCAGAAGACGCTGCTGGCTCGCTGGCTCGTGATGAGACCGAAGATCCTGATGCTCGACGATCCGACTCGCGGTGTCGATATCGGTGCAAAGGCGGAGATTTATCGCATTCTGCGGCAGATCGCCGATGCGGGGTCGGCGGTGATTTTCACGTCGTCGGACTCGCTCGAACTGGCGAACCTCGCCGACAGGATCGTGCTGTTCCGAAACGGGCGCGTGGCTCAGGAATACGTGGACCCTGTGTCTCACGCCGAGCTGGATCGCGCGATTGCATTCACCCCTGAAGGAGCCAGAACATGAAACGAAGCGGCATTCTCAACCAGCAGCTTTCCGAAGCGATTGCGTCGATGGGGCACGGCCAGATCATGATGATCGTCGACGCCGGCTTCCCGATTCCGCGCGACGCGTGGCGCATCGATCTCGCGATCGGTCCCAATCTGCCGACACTCGAACAGCTTTACGCGTTGATCGCGCCCGAACTCATCGTCGAGAAGGTGATGTTCGCCGCCGAGGTCGCGGAGCACAACAAGCCGCTGTTCGCGTCGCTCAGAAAGTGGTTCGACGAGCGCGATTTCGCGTCCGTCACTTACGAAGAGACCGTGGGTTCTCTCGCACAGCGCGCGAAGGTGATCGTGCGTTCGGGCGCACTCGATCCGTGGGGCAATATCGCACTGGTCGCGGGCGTCGATTACAAGGCCTACTTCAAGGACCCCGCGATCTCGGTGCCGGACAAGTTCCGTGCGTTGATCGACCGTGCGCCGTTCACGCCGGGAGCCGGCCATGAATAATCCGGCACCGCTTGGCAGGAAGCTTCGCGTGGGGCTGATCGGCGCGGGTTCGTGGGCTGTCGCGAATCATCTGCCGGTGCTCAAGGGGCGGCCGGATGTCGAACTGGCGGCGGTGGTGCGGCCCGGCGAGGCAGAGCTTCGGCAAGTGAAAGAAGCGTTCGGCTTCGAGCATGCTTTCGAAGACTACCGTGCGTTGCTCGATTTGCCGGAACTGGACGCGGTGATTGTCGCGTCGCCGCACCGGATGCATGCGGAACATGCGAAGGCGGCGTTGCGCCGGGGTTGTCATGTGATGGTCGAGAAGCCGATGGCGACGTCGGCACAGGAGGCGAACGAACTGATCGACGTGGCGAAGCAGGCCGACAGGCAGATTCTCGTGCCGTATGGCTGGAATTTTCAGCCGTATTTCCGACGGGCGCATCAACTGGTGAGCGACGGACGCATCGGCACGATCCGGCACGTGGTCGCGCAAATGGCCACACCGATCGAAGACCTGATGTCCGGCGGACAGCTTCAGGGCACCGAAAACGAAATGTTCCGTCCCGAATCGGCCACATGGACGACGAAGGGCAGCGGCGGATACGGCTGGGGTCAACTGGTGCATCTGCTGGGCGGGATGTTCTACGTGACCGGCCTCGCGCCGCGCGAGGTGTTCGCGACGCTCGGGCTGTCCGATATCGGCACCGACCTGTACAACGCGCTCGCGGTGCAGTTCGCGTCGGGCGCGACCGGTTCGATCTCCGGCTCGGCCTCGTTGCCGCCCGGCTCGCCGTTCCAGGTGGATATCCGCCTGTTTGGCACGGAGGGTTGCCTGCTGCTCGACGTGGAGCGTGAGCGTTTATGGCTGCGCCGCGTCGATGGCGACGATGAAGAGATGGACATCGCAGCCGGATCGGGCGCTTACACCTGCGCGGAGCCGGTCAACGCATTCGTCGATCTGTGTCTTGGCAAGCCGGTCGAGAATTGCGGTTCGGGTCTGGTCGGCATGCGCTCGGTGCAGGTCGTCGAGGCCATGTTGAAGTCCGCTGAGTCGAGGCGTCCCGTCTTGTTAGACTAACGGGCAGCACGTAACAAGCTCTCGTTATGAAAACAAAAAATCCCCAGAAAGAAAGCCGCTCCACTGGCACGGTCACGATGCTCGACGTGGCCGAGTACGCCGGTGTGTCGGCGCAAACTGTTTCGCGTGTCGTTTCCAATTCGTCGCTGGTGACCGACAAGACGCGGCGCCGCGTCGAAGAGGCGATTCAGGCGCTGCGCTATATCCCGAACGAGGCGGCGCGCAGTCTCGCCTCTGCTTCGAGCCGGGTGGTGGCCGTCATTATTCCGACGCTGTCGAGCACCGCGTTCGCGGCCGAGGTGAAGAGTGTGATCGATACGCTCGAACCGCATAAGATTTCGGTGATCATCGGCAATACCGAGTACTCGCAGGAACGCGAAGAGGCGATTGTTCAAAGCCTGCTCGAACGCCGCCCGATGGGCGTGATACTCACGGGTCTTCAACATAGCGCGAAGGTCCGTTCGCTGCTGCAGGAAAGCGGCGTGGCAGTGATCGAAACCTGGGACACGGATGGCGAGCCCATCGACATGGCCGTCGGTTTCTCGAACTTCACGGCCGGTTACGACGTGGGCAAACTGTTGTGCGGACGGGGCGCAAAACAGATCGCTTTCGTCGGCGGCGCGAGCGCGCAGGACTCGCGTGCGGAGAGCCGTTATCTCGGTCTGTGCAAAGCCGTGAAAGAAGCGAAACTGCCCGCTGTTCTGCGCGTTGAGTTGCAATTGCCGATGAACGCCAGCGACGGCGTGCGCGGTCTCGATGAAGTGTTGCGCGACGCGCCCATGACCGACGCGATCTTTTTCTCCGCCGACACGATGGCGCTGGCCGCGATCCTCGAATGCAACCGGCGCGGCATCAAGGTGCCTGAGCAGCTTGCCATCTGCGGGTTCGGCGATTACGAACTCGCGGCCATGATCACGCCGTCTCTGACCACGGTCAGAACCAAGCCCGACGAAATGGGCGCGACGGCTGCGCAGATGCTGCTCGCACGCATCAACGAAGTCGAAGATGCCGCCACCAAGATCGTGTTGACGCATCAACTCGTGCGACGCGGTAGCGCCTGACGAACGGTCTGATGAAACGGGAGCCCGGTCAGAAACCGGGCACTTGCATCCCTCTCTGTGCGGCTACGCCACCCGGCGCGTGCCATTCCACGCGATATATGCCTGTTTTCCGTGCATTTCCGCGATCCCGGCGGACTGATCTGTTTAACCAAACTCCGTAAAAACCCCTGGCAACCAGCCTTTGACCCTGAGTGATTGTTTGCGCTAACATGTTATCGCAAACAATCACTCAGGGTCCTGTCTCTCATGCCTCAACAAGCTGCCAAATCAATCCTCTCCGGTTACAAGGTGGTCGACTGTACGATTGCCATGGCCGGTCCGTTCGCTACCCAACGTCTTGGAGACCTCGGCGCAGACGTCATCAAGGTCGAGCCGCTCGACGGCGAGTGGCAACGTCATACGCCGGCGGGCGGCGCGACGGGCAACAGGATCAACGCGTCGTTTCTTTCGCTGAACCGCAACAAGCGCTCGCTGGCCGTCGATCTGAAGAACGACGCGGGGCGCGCCGTATTGTTCGATCTCGTGAAGTCGGCGGATGTATTCGTGCAGAACTATCGTCCCGGCGTGGCGAAGCGACTGGGCGTGGACTACGAATCGCTGTCGAAACTGAACCCGTCGCTCGTCTACGTGTCGATGTCGGGTTATGGCGAAGACGGCCCTTATGCGCACCGTCCGGGGCAGGACCTGCTGCTGCAGGGCATGTCCGGGGCGATGCTGTCGACCGGCCGTGCAGGTGATGCGCCGTCTCCGGCCGGTCAGTATCTGGTCGATGCGGTCGCCGCGTCGACGGCATTCGAAGCGGTGATCGCGGCGCTGTTGCATCGCGAGCGAACCGGCGAGGGCCAACTCGTGACCGTCAATATGTTGGACGCGATCACGACCCTGCAGATGCAGGAACTGTCCGTGTACATGCAAGGCGGGCTGCCGCAGAAGCGCTCGGCCGAGCCGCATGCCCACGTCTACATCCGCGCGCCGTACGGTGCGTTTGCCACTGTCGATGGCTTCGTGATCGTCGCGATGCCTTCGTTGAAGACCTTTGGTGAAGTGATCGGCGAGCCGAGTTTTGTTGGCATGAACGATACGACCGATCCGTGGACGCATCGCGACGAGATCTATGCGCGCACGCGTGAACGGCTGGCCACCCGCACCACCGCCGAGTGGCTCGCGGCCTTCGACGCCAACGGTATCTGGGCCGGCCCCGTGTACGGCTACGAGCAGTTGCTCAACGACCCGCAGATCCAGCACAACGGCACCTTCGTCGAATACGATCATTCGAGCGAAGGGCGCGTGAAGGCGCCGGGCTTTCCGTACAAGTTCTCGAAAACCCCGGCTTCTGTGCGCATCGGTGCGCCTCAGGTGGGCGAACATACGCGCTCGGTGTTGCAGGAACTGGGCTACGACGAGACGGCGATCGACGCGCTGCTGCGCGATCGGGTCATCAACGAGACGGCGGCCTGAATGGCTCGGTCCAGCATCCGCGGTCTGACATGGGACCATCCGCGAGGCTTTGCCGCGCTCGATGCCGCTTCCGCATTGCCCGAGGCGGCGGATCTCAACCTGCAGTGGCAAACGCAATCGCTGGAGGGTTTCGAATCGCACCCTATCGGCGAGTTGTGCGAACAATATGATCTGGTCGTGCTGGATCATCCGCATGTCGGCGAAGCGGTCGAGGCCGGGTGCCTCTGGCCGCTGGAGGAACTGTTTTCTGCGCAGGAGTTGCAGAGCTGGGCCGCGCAATCAGTCGGGGCGAGTTATGAGTCATACGCGTGGCAAGGCAGGCAGTGGGCGTTGCCGCTCGATGCCGCCACTCAGGTGGCCGCGGCACGAGCCAATCTGATCGACGGAGCATTGCCGGCAAGTTGGACCGATGTGGTGGATCTGTCGAGCGACGGCGGCGTATGTTTGTCTATCGCCGGTCCGCACGCCATGCTGAGTTTCTGTTCGATGATGACGGCTTTCGGCAGCCCGCCTGAAGTGGAGCGCAGCGCCGCGCATTTCGTCGATGAAGCGACCGCGCTCGAGGTGCTCGACGTCATGGCGACGCTGGTCGGCCGCATGAATCCGGCGACTCACGCGCTCAATCCGATCCAGATGCTCGAATTCATGAGCCGTAACGACGAAGTGCATTTCTGTCCGCTGATTTATGGCTACGTCAATTACGCGACGCGCACTGACGAGCGCGCGCCGGTGAAGTTCGTCGACGTGCCCGTTGCGAGGCCCGCAGGCCGTCACGGTTCGACGCTCGGCGGCACGGGCATTGCGCTGAGCCGGCGCTCGAAGCCATCGCGCGAATTGCTCGATCATCTGCGGTTCCTGATGTCGGAAAGCACGCAGGTCGACTTCATTCCTGCGCATCACGGTCAGCCGAGTCATCGCGCGGCATGGACGCACGCGGGCGTGAACGATGCCTCCGGTAACTTCTACCGCGATACGCTGGCGACCATCGAACAGGCGTATGTGCGGCCACGCTATTCGGGCTATATCGCGTTCCAGACGCGTGCGTCGTCTGCGATCCGTGCGGCACTGGTGGACGGTACGTCGCATCGTCAACTCATTG is part of the Paraburkholderia fungorum genome and encodes:
- a CDS encoding Gfo/Idh/MocA family protein, encoding MNNPAPLGRKLRVGLIGAGSWAVANHLPVLKGRPDVELAAVVRPGEAELRQVKEAFGFEHAFEDYRALLDLPELDAVIVASPHRMHAEHAKAALRRGCHVMVEKPMATSAQEANELIDVAKQADRQILVPYGWNFQPYFRRAHQLVSDGRIGTIRHVVAQMATPIEDLMSGGQLQGTENEMFRPESATWTTKGSGGYGWGQLVHLLGGMFYVTGLAPREVFATLGLSDIGTDLYNALAVQFASGATGSISGSASLPPGSPFQVDIRLFGTEGCLLLDVERERLWLRRVDGDDEEMDIAAGSGAYTCAEPVNAFVDLCLGKPVENCGSGLVGMRSVQVVEAMLKSAESRRPVLLD
- a CDS encoding CaiB/BaiF CoA transferase family protein, whose amino-acid sequence is MPQQAAKSILSGYKVVDCTIAMAGPFATQRLGDLGADVIKVEPLDGEWQRHTPAGGATGNRINASFLSLNRNKRSLAVDLKNDAGRAVLFDLVKSADVFVQNYRPGVAKRLGVDYESLSKLNPSLVYVSMSGYGEDGPYAHRPGQDLLLQGMSGAMLSTGRAGDAPSPAGQYLVDAVAASTAFEAVIAALLHRERTGEGQLVTVNMLDAITTLQMQELSVYMQGGLPQKRSAEPHAHVYIRAPYGAFATVDGFVIVAMPSLKTFGEVIGEPSFVGMNDTTDPWTHRDEIYARTRERLATRTTAEWLAAFDANGIWAGPVYGYEQLLNDPQIQHNGTFVEYDHSSEGRVKAPGFPYKFSKTPASVRIGAPQVGEHTRSVLQELGYDETAIDALLRDRVINETAA
- a CDS encoding sugar ABC transporter ATP-binding protein — encoded protein: SFGSFWALRDVSIDFAAGEVHALLGENGAGKSTLIKLIAGVHRPSEGGMLGEADAPLNLTTPRDALRAGIGVVHQELDLFDNLTVAENIALGIEDSGLAKPSKKEMAERASRALGELRVATISPEARVGQLSTSDKQLVAIAKVLTWKARIIIFDEPTSALNAVEAARLLQTVQHLKATGVAVIYVSHKLAEIFSIADRISVIRDGRLVASGAAANFSHETVVEAMLGRNPAELFPVRPAKTAQAAQAESLLAVTDIVGKRLQGASLTVRKGEIVALAGLPDAGPSDLLQHIFGLQQPKSGAIDINGRRLGRLSARRAIRHGVGYLPADRLLDGILPLTSVLGNAEATNRAMRSTSLAVCKASALENIKRLAVRASSLLNPITSLSGGNQQKTLLARWLVMRPKILMLDDPTRGVDIGAKAEIYRILRQIADAGSAVIFTSSDSLELANLADRIVLFRNGRVAQEYVDPVSHAELDRAIAFTPEGART
- the rbsD gene encoding D-ribose pyranase; this encodes MKRSGILNQQLSEAIASMGHGQIMMIVDAGFPIPRDAWRIDLAIGPNLPTLEQLYALIAPELIVEKVMFAAEVAEHNKPLFASLRKWFDERDFASVTYEETVGSLAQRAKVIVRSGALDPWGNIALVAGVDYKAYFKDPAISVPDKFRALIDRAPFTPGAGHE
- a CDS encoding LacI family DNA-binding transcriptional regulator; this encodes MKTKNPQKESRSTGTVTMLDVAEYAGVSAQTVSRVVSNSSLVTDKTRRRVEEAIQALRYIPNEAARSLASASSRVVAVIIPTLSSTAFAAEVKSVIDTLEPHKISVIIGNTEYSQEREEAIVQSLLERRPMGVILTGLQHSAKVRSLLQESGVAVIETWDTDGEPIDMAVGFSNFTAGYDVGKLLCGRGAKQIAFVGGASAQDSRAESRYLGLCKAVKEAKLPAVLRVELQLPMNASDGVRGLDEVLRDAPMTDAIFFSADTMALAAILECNRRGIKVPEQLAICGFGDYELAAMITPSLTTVRTKPDEMGATAAQMLLARINEVEDAATKIVLTHQLVRRGSA